Below is a window of Colletes latitarsis isolate SP2378_abdomen chromosome 5, iyColLati1, whole genome shotgun sequence DNA.
AATATATACTTTGTAGAGCGATAAAAATTCCTCGTCGGATCGCGATCGATCGATACATCGATTCGCTGGCTAATTTAAAAACTGAATTCTAAACCCTGTATTTTTCGGAGCACACGGTACAACAAATTACCAGGAAAAACAAATTTGAGCAATTTGTTCGCGCGTCGTCTCGTTTCAGCGGAATAAAAAGCATCGATATTTTCCTGCAACGTACGATTACGTGTGAGAATGCTTCCGGTATCAGCGATGCTTAATAATTCCCAAAGTTTGGCACAATACACGCATACGAAGTTCTCGTCGAATGAGAAAcgccaagaaaaaaaaaagaaaaaccgaGTCGATTATCTTCGATCGctatatataaaaattaacatattcctcgaaacgaacaaagtaaGTACAACGCCGCGTGGAATTATAAACAGAACGGAAGAGATCGTAACAGCTGAACAAGCCGTTTCAACCGTTTAGTGGCATTTCTCGCTGCCAAATCTCAACACTGAACATTGTTACGCAAACTACTTTCTGTAAGGCATACACACTAAGACTGCCTAGGCTGGACCAGGTTACTAGGTTGTTGCCTCCATCTCCTTCTGACGAcgttcaattttttcaaatagaaCTGCAGGGTCGAGCGATTAATGCCATACATCTCTGATGCCTGAGTGGTGCTAACCCCCTGCTGCAATATTGCCTCCAGGGACATTTTAACGGAGTCTAAACTATACTTTCTGCCCTGCTTGTTCGCCAGTGATTTAAGCAACGCGCCTACGTCAACGTCTGGGCGTGGCCGCCTCGTATTCGGCCCTTTTTTACATTCGAGGAAATGGGACGCCCAGACGGCaccgccgccaccaccacccAAATTCCCTCTCGACCGAGACCGCGCTCCCGCCCCCCCACCTGCAACGAGGAAACCCAAGCTAGTGTCGGCAAATCATTGCACGGCCCGATTTATACTTATACAATTAAACGAAACGTTCGCGAGGACTCAGTAAGTTTCATCAATCAAATGGTCCCTTTTAATCGTATTGCCAATATTGCTTTAAGAAACTCGAACGTATAAGGGCGATCTCCTCGTTTTCGGTAAGATGCCAGGGTAGAAAGCTCAGCTTCGATCCAAAGTTTCTTCTGGATGGAAGGTTTGCTACTGTCACTCGTATCCGTCATACGATATTGTTTAGATACGCATAGAGAGTTCACGGTACATATGAAAGCTAAATCTGGAGAAATCTGAGCAACTAGAGATTCGACGTGTGTGCGAAATTTGAAATCAGCTCGCCATTTGCGAGTATACCCTGTATTCCGCTACGTTACTAGCCAAACGAAACCATCGTTTAAATGAAAGCGTACGTTTGTGCAAACTTACCAGGATGTTGGGAGGGGTCGTGGGACGGTCCGGCTCTGTTATTATCTTGCTCCATTTCGTTTAGGTCATTCATATCGTCATCTAGCGTCAGATCTTCGACGCTCTCCTCCGGGTCTTCAAGATACTCAGATTTTGGCTCGATCAGACTATCATTTGGCTCTGGCTTTTCGAGTGGTAGCTGTACAAAGAGAAAGTATTTGATACACGAGTTTCTTCTTTTTCACTTACGATATCATAGACACGTAGAGACGGATGAACgtaaaataaaagaatataTTGTATCGCGCCGTTTCCACTCTATAAGACCAAATAAAAACGGAACCAAATAGAAGGATAAAGCACGACGTTCGTTACTCTTCCAACGCGCGAAAGAAACAGCACTACGGTGACTGCCTCCATTATACGTTGGTAAGCAACTCTCAAACGTGGTCACGCTGAGAAATCGATATTGAATTTCGCAACACGTACCTGTAGCATTTCGTCCGCCGGTTTCGTCAGCTGCGTCATTAAAGCTGACCTGCCAAGCGAATCTGTGGGATCTGCATGTACTTTTTCGTCAGCCACGGGTGCAATTCCAAGCGCAGGAACACCCATTTGCTGGGGCAAGTCACTGGAATTGGAGGCTTCATGGTTTTCTATTGTATCTTCACCGACGCTTCTTCTTCTAAACCTCTTTCTCTTCCTCGAAGTTGGACTTTGTGAGCCCTCTCTGCAAACGAAACAAGGACCGATCAATTAAATGCATTTCCAAAGCTTCGTTCGACGAATGAATGTGTATTTCCAATGTTCTTACCTCGAGGAGAGACCCTTAGGTAGTTGGGGACTGCCCGACTCTTCAGGCAGGTCCCCTACGGAACCTTGTGCCATAACCTGCCTAGGAACTTTGTTCTTTTCTATTGTAAGACCGGAAGACGCGTGTGGAATGTCTAACGACGGGGCCGTTGCTTGTGGAACGACCTTTTGTTGCCTTGTGTCCGTCTTACTGCTACCACCCGTTTTACTTTCTGAGAGACCCTTTATTTGTAGAGACTCCGCGGCCTTAAGAAGCGCTGCCAATTGGTCTTGGGAGATGTTTACTTCCCCCCTGTACATGTAGTCCATCATCGCTTTCAATTCTTTGAACTTAACATCTTTCAATATGAAGACTGGATGTTTGTCGTAGTGCTCGCTGAGGAGGCCCTACAATTAAAACATAACATACCCTTCAAGTATTTCATTCATCGTTAACTAATTCATTGTAAAACTAACGTAAATCGCGAAAACAATCTCCTCATGTAACGATTAGTGAATTCAAATACTTAAATCTAAACATGAtagtaaacgaaataattaaatattcccgAATAAATATATCAAGGATATTCAGAATCGGTATAAATTGTGTAAATTTTCCATTAGGCTAAGCTCAGCTTTCACTGTGGCATAATATTAGCAAAGGGAATTTAATTTCATGATCCAAGCTCAAATTGCAGAGGCACTGCATGTTCAAACACCCCCACCCATGTCAGggtaaaatcccagggcaagtgCCCTGGAAATCAGCCATCTTGCTTTCTCTGTATTGATCACGAGGAACCAGGAGGGGGTTTGGGCTTTCATTCCCCCTGCCTCTCAGGCATCTGCCCAGGCAACGTTCAACAAGGGCAGCCATCTTGTTTCAATTTCAGGTTCCCCCTTTCCCACAATTTGAATTCCAGTATTTGCTACAGATTCCAACCATGCTTAGTCAATGGAAATGAAACAAACTAATGACAAAAAGTCCAATCCCCGATTGCTCGTATTTTCTACCCTTTTGAAAAACGTTTACTTTTCAATGTATGACAAAATTGTAGTTGTACTTTTACGGTATATTCAACTTTAAAGCACGAAGTAACATTTAATGTAAATTTAACGTTTCCTTGATTTTCAATTCAACCGAACTCTACACCCTACTCATTAAACGAACATTACGTATGCTACTAAATCAAtagaagaaaaatatatttatgacaGAAACATGAACAGAATAATAAACTTACCTCAAAATAGGGACTGCACGCGGAAAGAACTACCTTATGGGCCTTTAAGTATTTCCCCTCCGCCGCCAGGGTGCAGTCAACCAGCGTCCCGCTTTCGAGAAGCGTGTCGAAGTTCTGAATTAATGTGCTTTGGTGGTTATTCCACCTAAGACAGAACTGCTGGTCGTCTTCCATGTTTCTGATTCAGTTCCCTCGTTTCTGTACAAGCAGAAGAAGACCCGTGGCGATGAGCAGACGGAACGACCCGATGTTCAATATCGACCGTGCCTAATGCTATCTAGCTTTTCTACGCCCGATTAACGCGAACATTGAGCCGGATAATTCCAAAATATACGGCAGAAATGATAAATTTTAACTATGTTCGCGATCGATACGCAACCGCGGCAAAAAGCTCCGCAAGGAAGCACCAAAGCTTCCAAAATGGCCGTACGATGCAAGCGCGTCGGTCGAATCGGTCTTCTGGCCTTTTCCTTTGTGCGTGTCCTCATAACGGTAATGGACGATTTGGTGGGGATGATGCAGGAGGACGCGCAAGCATCACGCATGCGCAGCTGCGCCCGTGCTGCGCGTTTGACTTGCGCACTGGCTCGAGGCCCCTGGAATTCAGGGGCGTCTGCTGGATTCACCGGTACCCTAACGATTATACCGAAATGCGGAAAAGTAAAACGCGATAAATCGAATATACGCACGAACTACACGATGGAACCCCTTTCAATTCGTTTGACAATGATGACAAATCAAATATTTCAGAAATATTACTATAATAAATTCTACAAATACAAGCATGACAATCTCCTATCATTCCAATTCTAAATACCCAAACCACTGATTCCCAAATATTCTTCGATCTATACATGATAACAAATTTTTGAACATTTATGTCTCGACAATAATTGTCCTTCGTTACATTACGGAAggtaaatataatatttgaaaCCATAAACGAAATTTGTCGCGGCCATTAGAAAACTACAAATTTGGAAGACCAGGGCGAAATGTAACAGTTTACGTCACCGCGGTTTACATCATTGACGCGCAATAAAACGGAAAATCGATTACTCGGTTCACATGCGCAACGCGTAAGTTTTAACCACGGGTGGGGAGGGGGGACaataatgcgaatgtacgcgtgAAAAGATTAATACGAAATAAAGCGAAGAGCATTCACTGCTTACGCGCGATTGCGTAATCTATTTATATTGTTATCTTGTATCGAATGTTACGTCAGATGGCGCCGAGCAACGTGTGTGAAACAAAACAAGTTAGCGACAGATAATTTTTTCAATCGCATCTACCGACCGGCGAAAAAGAACGATGCACTTTCCTTACACCGCCCCCGGAAACCACGAGAGGAGAGGAGACGTGGATCGCAATATGGCCGTCCGCGAGGTCGCGCCCGGACAAAATGGCGATAGAAGAAAAGCTCGCAAGGAAAAATATACAACCTAAAAGTTGACACCGATATTGAAATTTCCCGTTGAAAGTACCGTCTGGACAAACACAGGAAAATCGCAAACGCTTACTTCATCAGGGAATTTCGATCGAACGAAAACAAAACCGAACTGGTGTTTTCTCAAAAGTATATAGAGGATCCGCCCGCGCCATGTCACCCCACCTTAAAATTTTCCGGAATTTTCTTGCGAGCTCTGACGAAATAGCGAATTTTATGAATAACTATCTACGTGTTGTATCACTCACCTAATAAGGGGTATAAAACAATCTAATATCACAGCAACGGGATCGATGAAAAGTGAAAAACTGCGTAAGCGTCCAAGCTCGGCGTGCGCCTCGAGCGCTGCCCTTTTCAACAATGGCGTAGCACAACGCCTGCTTGCTTGCCTGTACATCGACCGTCAGAGAGCGCAGGCTTCCCCGGAAGAGGGCACGAGAGAAGAAAAAAACGAAGTAAACTATCGAGCATGCGCTCTACTCCCGAAAGCTATGATGGTCTCGCCGTGATTGGAAATTGCAACTAGAGGACGCTACAGATAAAACACTTTTCTATTTTGATTCAATAGTATACGTTAGCATGAAACTTTTAGTAAAAGAATCCAGCGATACATGAAAACAAGTACACGCCTCTCTCACTTTCTTACTAACAAAAATGCTGTATCTTCTAACGAACAGTAAGTAACAAACATGCTAACCAatcataacgaagaaaaataattgCGAACAAAACACATGTAGGTGACTTTCGTAGTGATTACATTTTACGAAATATAATCAACGTATCTGGTATCGTACAATGTATTTCGATAACAGGGCAAGTAGGTAATCGATCGTATCGAAGAAACTAGCAGATTTATCAAACTAAATACGCGGCATCGATCTTATTGTCACCCATAATTACGTAGCATTACAAGTAAACTATCTTGAATATAAATGAACGTTGTGAGAATGCATGTGTGTGCACATATATGTACACATGTGCGTATAAATAAGCAATTAAAATGAATTTActcacaataaaaaaaaaagtacaaagTGTCTTCAACGTCGTTAACCGGCCCTGGACCGCAACCTGGCACGCGTACGTAATGGCCGACTCTGTAGACTTGGCTAAGGCAAAATGGCGAaaactctcgaaaacgagctcggaaAATGCAAATTACTTTATTCGAAAAAGAGTTCTATTCGTCTGAATTTCGCAACAGACACTTGTTCCACGAAATTTTGAACACTTTCAATTACGTTTTTTTCACGAGAACACGCTTCAACGCGACAAAACCGCATCTTTGTTGGCATAGCATGGCGACCTGATTTTCCATAGACTTTTCCATGGACACTATTCGAAATAAAAGCTAACGACTAAAACGCAAGCCAATGTACTTATACGGATGTTACTCACCTATATTGGCACAGTCTAAATATCACAGGAGGAAAACTTGGAAAACTACACGTCCCGTCCTCAGCGTGCACTAACCGAGCGTCGTGGGTTCTTTTTACACAATGGCCGTGGTGCTACGCGTTAACGATCGACCCGCTCTGCAAGGGGATAACCGGGATGCACAGAAACAGTGTGCCCCTTGCACGGCGACGCGGCGCAGAAAAGTAAAACCAACGTTCTGCGCATCAAGATACGAATAGTGGGGCAAAGAGAACGGCCGTCTAAGCAGGGCCGTCGAAAGAATTTTAGAACCTAGTGACTATTTTTACGCGGCACGACACCGGACATATAAAAGGTAGGAACGCATCAATGAAAGTACAAAGTAATATTCGATCTCATTCGCTTTATTATCAATCCGTATAATGACAATTTGTATTCAGATCGCATTCGCAAATCAGATACAAATATATCGTGCTGTGCTGCATACACATTACAATGTACCGCTCGTAATTCAAAGTTATATCGATACAAGATGCTTTGCAACGTAAGAACACCTGATAATCATCGTTACTTGTCGCAATCTTCATTGCATTGGTTAAATTCTATTCAGCAACGAGAGGTTAGCAAGTTGCGGAACGATAAAGTTGATACAATCCTGATTTTTGCCGGTCTAACATCATGGCAATTCGTGAAGGTAGGGGTTCGCATGGACGTGGTGGGGATGAAGGCAGATTTCCGTTGAGGGGCGCGTTTATCGTGTAGCGCAGCCGAAGCGACAGGCGGGAGAGGCGAAAGGCGGCGCGGGAGAAGTGGAAAGCCGGGAAGAGAGAGCCGACGAAGGGAAGAATCGGGGTCCACAACAAAATCGCTTAATCGCTTTGCGCCACCGTCCGCAACGGAACACGGGCCGTCCGCCGCCATCACGGTGCCCCCTAGTGTGCATTTATgtctttctctttctccttCTCCTTCCCCTTGTCCGTCTCTCTCCTTGATTCGCTACGCCACTTCGTGCCGCGACGTTTTCACGGGCAAACCGAGAGAGTGACAGCTGCCAGTCGTCAGCGCGGTACGTGCTTTACGCGACGACTGACAATCGTCCGTGTGTTATCGCGTGAATACGCGTTTCGTGAGAATCGTTCGTAAAATATCATCTCGTGCGTGGTCGTGTACATCGAGTGTCATAACTACAAGCAAAAGTGAGTGTCTACCGCGGACCTTGGCACAAAGTTGCCAAAAATCGGCCGAACTTTTGCTCCGGCGGTGATTTTATTCGTGCGTCAGGTTGTCATGGTAAGGTAAGTGCAAAGACAGAATTTCTCAAATATAATACACGACGCGTACGGTACGTATCGCGATCCTCGAGTGCCCTTTTGTTCGATGGTAAATACAAAAGTAAACGTTTCTATAGTTTCCGCGATTCGTCATTGTCTTCTTGATGCGTCTCGCGTTGACTCGGCTCGATATAACATCCGTTTAGAGAAACGTTACGATTTTCATGCGTCGATAATACCGATACTCGATTCAATGAAATCTTTTCCGTGTTTATTAATTCCGCATCCGATTTACGCGTGCTCGCGCGTATTGTTTTGACTTTCGACTGTTCCCCCGTGTATCCCGCCCAGCTGGTCAGTCTGTCGGCGTGTGCGTACTCGCATAGGTGTGCGTGACAATGATCTACGACGTTTAACGACCTGTCGTACGGAGCGACGAATTAAACGACGTCCCTCCACGCGCGCCTCGTGGCTTCTCCATGAGGATTTGGAACACTTGCCGCGTGCACGTTCGAAACGCTGTCGTCGATTACGGTAGGTCACGTGCACGATAACTGTCCAATAATCAACGATTACGTATGCGCAGGAAACACTTATTTAATGTTTGCGCGTATTACACAGCTAAACACAAGGAAAACATAACCGTCGCTTTGTTTTCGCGTATATTTGCTCGTTGAACGTATCAGGAGAATATTTCCTCTAAATACAAATGTTACACTTCGTGTTTCACGATTAATATAATTTGATAAAGTTCTCAAAATTGTTATTATCGTTAcgcgtttgttttttttttagtttttgtTTTTAATCTACACGATGTCGTACATAGATTGATCGTTGTTCAGCTGTCAACGTCCACGCGCGTCCTCCTCGCTATGTTTAGAATAATAGAAAGTGATACGCCAAGCGTTTACAGACGCAGTATTTTATAACGATACATAACAAAGTACATTACGTAGATGTTTAAGGTAAAGACGCTCTAGTGCGATCGATTGTTCGAAGGATTTTTCTTTAACATTCCTGGTAGGGGTAGGGGGTAGGGGGTAGGGGGTGGTAAAAGTGGACGAGCCGTTTACCTAAGATAAACAGAAACGCGTATGCGTGCGCGTTGTTTATTAAATTATCAGCAAAGTGCTTATAAGAATTAATCGAGGACAAACATACGTAACTAGTACGTACACTTTGTGCACCTGAGATTTTCTCTGCGATCGTACAGCAACCAACGGTTTACCTATACATTGTGCTCGCGGTGCCGATGATAAAGAGAAATGCTGCCTAGAAAGCAGGTCTTGACTGAATCTAGGCCACCCTGATGGCGCGTGCACATTCTCCACAATTTTACTGTTCCTTCTCTCGGCCTTGCCGCGTTCGTAACCATCGAGAGAACTGCACCTTTTCTCTTCTCTTCTAGTCCTCCCTCTCTTTGCCGCCTCTCTATCCCTTCCATTGCATCTCCGTTTCTCTCTCCCTTCCTATTTTTTCTTAGAATGATTCAAGGATCgagttccggaggaggaccggcTACAACCAAGATAAAAACGAACGTTTGAATCATTCTTCGCTATCGATAATATCGTCAGGCATATTTAAAAAGTCGCGGGTATTTCTTAACGATTTATCGTTGACAAGATCAATTACCATCGATCGCGACACGGTGAAACGCCTAAAAAGTCTGGGCAAAACGCGTCGAGAGAGATTAGGAATCGTAGGAAGAGATCGAAAGAATCGGTTTTACGTTATCGGTGACGGTATAGCCTGCTAACGGGAAGAGATTAATCGAAAATTGGAGGATTATAATCGCGTAGCGTCTTTAAAAGAAAACCTCGAAGAGATCGACGATTTTCTCGAGAGGCCGCGAGCGGAATCGCGTGTATATGACTGACAGTGGGGCGATCGAGAGCGACCTAGAAAGGTTTCAAAAGACATTTTCCCGTTCACCCACGTATAAAGCTGCCCTCTCGCCGCAAAAGCATAGAGCCACATAACGTGAAACCTCGTATAATAATTGTGGTGGCAGAAGGGAGGAAGGAGGGAGAAGAATGAAAAAAGTGCTCGTACAAGTGCTAAGAACAGAGACGGAAGAAATGACAGGTAATGGACGCAAAGGAAGACAGAAAAGAAAGAGAACGCGGATAAATGTATATTTCTAGATAGGCTATACATACTGTGCACGTATACGTGGAtaagcgcgcgcgcgcgcgtgtgtgtgcgtgtggtACGACGACCGCGCGCGCATAGGAACAACGGAAAGTACGGAGCATAATACGGAGAAAACGCTGGTAAAAGGAAAGAGGCCTCTCTGGCTGCCTTTCCAATCGAATCGAACGCCCCTCTCGCCTTTGTCATTTTCTCTTTGTCCCCGTTTTCAGCTCGCCGTTCTCTCGGACAGTTCTCTTCCATTTTTCTCTATTTTCTATCTGTCTTCTCCGACGCGACTCGGTCTGACTCAGCAACGGAAGAAGAGTGGAAGGAGACGAGGCAAGAAATTTCTCTTGCTTCGCTCGAACTCCTCTTCTTCCTCCCTTCACCCTTTGACTTCCCTCGTAGCATCCTGTCTACCACCCTAACCTCGGTTCTTTCTTGCGTTTCGATCTGCCTCTACCCACCGTTTCCTTCTCCTTCCTGCCTCCTTGCCTCCCCTTCCTTGGCTCTCTCCTTCCTCGCGTCCACCTCCACCTCCAcctccacatccacctccacccCCGCCGTCACCACGTTCACCTCCATAGCCACCTCCACCGTGGTCTTCCTTCTTCTCCACCAACTCCTCCGCTcgctcgttcgttcgttcgtcgtcgtcgtcgtcgtcgtcgtcgtcggcgtCGTCTCCTGCTTCGCCTTCGTCCCCTCTTACTCCCTCGAGCCGCTCTTTTCCGCTGGCAACCCTCTTGCCTTTCTCTCCCTACTCTCTTCCTCGTTCCTCGTCCCGCTCCGCACATCCTGTTTCTTTAATACGACCGAGACGGGAGGGGAAAAAGGAAAGACAGACAAAGACAGATGGTGTAGGGGATACAGAAGAACAAGACGCGAGAGGGAACTTTGTTGCTCGATTTTTCTCGCGCTTTTTTGTTCGATGTTACTTACGTAAAAAGCTTCTATATTTAAATCAATTATAATTCGCGCGGTTCGTGCacgttttcttttttctctcgCGCGCGATCGATCGAgagggtaatttttaaaaaaaactgAACCGAAGTGAACGTGGAATGAACGAACGCTGGATGTTCCGAGACTGGTAAAAGGAGAAAGGTAGTTTCCATCGACGATCGACGGAAAAGAATTACACGGTTTCGCGGTATATACACGAACGTTCATTTCTTATTATTAGACGAGTCTGTAATTGATATTTCGACGGTTGCTGGCTAAATATTTATCTTTATCGAACGTACGAACGTGGTCTCGcgtttgtaaaaataaaatgttcGTTCGTCCCGCTCCTTTCCGTTGCTGTCTCAAAAAAAGCAGTTTCGCCTCCTCTTCTTTCTCTCGCCAACCTTTTCCCTGCTGTTCCTTCTTTTTCTCCCCTCAGATATTCTCGCTCGCGTTCCCCTTATCTCCGGAGTTTCTCATTGTCTGAAAGGGCCATCTGTCCCCCGGCTTTTTCATCCTTCGCTTTCATCCCTCCGTTGTACACGAGCACACAAAGAGACTCTCTTATCCGCCGTTCGCCACCCTCTCTTCACCCTTTCTCCGGTTCTACCTTCTTCTCCGTAGCTTCCGTTCGGTCGACTACTCCTGCGCATCCTCGTTGCTCCTTTCTCCTTCCTTGGAGACTTTGCCCAGGCTCCTTTGCCGACCAGACGGAACCACTATCGTGGCAACTATAGAGAGAGTACGCTGGAATAATACTCCGAATTCGAGATTCCAGCGATAACGTCCCGTTATCGTACAGTTATACGCTCTGTATGCTCGTGAAAAATCACATATCCGCGCGTAGTCGAGAgaaacaatcattttttacgacGCGAACGACAATTTTTCCCATAATCATCTATCCAAATGAGAATAAAAAAAACTTATGCAccctcgaaactacatagagagAAAAAAGATCCCTCTAGGCGAGCCACGTGCGACCTTGGGCAAGTCCACGTCACCCTCTTACGTTGCACCCTCCGAAGGGACGGAACCCTGATCACGTGGATCTCGGGGGTGGTTTTCAACCCTCGTTTATCCTTGCTCCATAAGAATGGAATAGAGAGGAGTATAGCGCGGCGGACGATGGACGATGAATAGTGAGACAAGCTACGATCGAATGTTGTTAAACTCT
It encodes the following:
- the LOC143341872 gene encoding uncharacterized protein LOC143341872 isoform X40 encodes the protein MEDDQQFCLRWNNHQSTLIQNFDTLLESGTLVDCTLAAEGKYLKAHKVVLSACSPYFEGLLSEHYDKHPVFILKDVKFKELKAMMDYMYRGEVNISQDQLAALLKAAESLQIKGLSESKTGGSSKTDTRQQKVVPQATAPSLDIPHASSGLTIEKNKVPRQVMAQGSVGDLPEESGSPQLPKGLSSREGSQSPTSRKRKRFRRRSVGEDTIENHEASNSSDLPQQMGVPALGIAPVADEKVHADPTDSLGRSALMTQLTKPADEMLQLPLEKPEPNDSLIEPKSEYLEDPEESVEDLTLDDDMNDLNEMEQDNNRAGPSHDPSQHPAGIGAWHVTGDRSNAGGVVGSVAGAPGTTDEVFLAAQEAAQAHRDSQDTLIFFDRRPVLTVRRPPRLRRDGIRYETHEDEGSEEELIERSEEYKYTCFRCTKSYEKKGCLFPSKDVGGCCPFCAFRRQ
- the LOC143341872 gene encoding uncharacterized protein LOC143341872 isoform X21, which translates into the protein MEDDQQFCLRWNNHQSTLIQNFDTLLESGTLVDCTLAAEGKYLKAHKVVLSACSPYFEGLLSEHYDKHPVFILKDVKFKELKAMMDYMYRGEVNISQDQLAALLKAAESLQIKGLSESKTGGSSKTDTRQQKVVPQATAPSLDIPHASSGLTIEKNKVPRQVMAQGSVGDLPEESGSPQLPKGLSSREGSQSPTSRKRKRFRRRSVGEDTIENHEASNSSDLPQQMGVPALGIAPVADEKVHADPTDSLGRSALMTQLTKPADEMLQLPLEKPEPNDSLIEPKSEYLEDPEESVEDLTLDDDMNDLNEMEQDNNRAGPSHDPSQHPAGIGAWHVTGDRSNAGGVVGSVAGAPGTTDEVFLAAQEAAQAHRDSQDLSWSGYHYHGRTVGQHKVPFTSNSASFKVPQRSSSCLDKKPGCFRCPRCNKGYRWLRNMKNHLKIECGKDPKECCPYCPHRTKYKSSLQKHILRIHLG
- the LOC143341872 gene encoding uncharacterized protein LOC143341872 isoform X11, giving the protein MEDDQQFCLRWNNHQSTLIQNFDTLLESGTLVDCTLAAEGKYLKAHKVVLSACSPYFEGLLSEHYDKHPVFILKDVKFKELKAMMDYMYRGEVNISQDQLAALLKAAESLQIKGLSESKTGGSSKTDTRQQKVVPQATAPSLDIPHASSGLTIEKNKVPRQVMAQGSVGDLPEESGSPQLPKGLSSREGSQSPTSRKRKRFRRRSVGEDTIENHEASNSSDLPQQMGVPALGIAPVADEKVHADPTDSLGRSALMTQLTKPADEMLQLPLEKPEPNDSLIEPKSEYLEDPEESVEDLTLDDDMNDLNEMEQDNNRAGPSHDPSQHPAGIGAWHVTGDRSNAGGVVGSVAGAPGTTDEVFLAAQEAAQAHRDSQGELVPWEDYQVFNPLARADAVDFRSERCSYDGIYFASERETGRTFRKESVDPLADRYKCSKCSKSYRWKHHLAEHVKAFCGQKKAECCPYCSYRSNRKWNLKCHMKRIHTDI
- the LOC143341872 gene encoding uncharacterized protein LOC143341872 isoform X26; translation: MEDDQQFCLRWNNHQSTLIQNFDTLLESGTLVDCTLAAEGKYLKAHKVVLSACSPYFEGLLSEHYDKHPVFILKDVKFKELKAMMDYMYRGEVNISQDQLAALLKAAESLQIKGLSESKTGGSSKTDTRQQKVVPQATAPSLDIPHASSGLTIEKNKVPRQVMAQGSVGDLPEESGSPQLPKGLSSREGSQSPTSRKRKRFRRRSVGEDTIENHEASNSSDLPQQMGVPALGIAPVADEKVHADPTDSLGRSALMTQLTKPADEMLQLPLEKPEPNDSLIEPKSEYLEDPEESVEDLTLDDDMNDLNEMEQDNNRAGPSHDPSQHPAGIGAWHVTGDRSNAGGVVGSVAGAPGTTDEVFLAAQEAAQAHRDSQDLKHLGGFKIPCNVRPRPTADLQPRNKHRFPCPKCTSTFNRKNNLYSHLKYECGQLPRFGCPYCDYASKKSSNVRAHVGRKHNGDKVNVINLWQE
- the LOC143341872 gene encoding uncharacterized protein LOC143341872 isoform X45; this encodes MEDDQQFCLRWNNHQSTLIQNFDTLLESGTLVDCTLAAEGKYLKAHKVVLSACSPYFEGLLSEHYDKHPVFILKDVKFKELKAMMDYMYRGEVNISQDQLAALLKAAESLQIKGLSESKTGGSSKTDTRQQKVVPQATAPSLDIPHASSGLTIEKNKVPRQVMAQGSVGDLPEESGSPQLPKGLSSREGSQSPTSRKRKRFRRRSVGEDTIENHEASNSSDLPQQMGVPALGIAPVADEKVHADPTDSLGRSALMTQLTKPADEMLQLPLEKPEPNDSLIEPKSEYLEDPEESVEDLTLDDDMNDLNEMEQDNNRAGPSHDPSQHPAGIGAWHVTGDRSNAGGVVGSVAGAPGTTDEVFLAAQEAAQAHRDSQGRGGDGFHRKTFSCPRCLKHYKSKKYMRIHYKLTCGVDVPRYCCAYCEYVSKYASSVYKHTRTAHKKLPQITPLKLY
- the LOC143341872 gene encoding uncharacterized protein LOC143341872 isoform X20; its protein translation is MEDDQQFCLRWNNHQSTLIQNFDTLLESGTLVDCTLAAEGKYLKAHKVVLSACSPYFEGLLSEHYDKHPVFILKDVKFKELKAMMDYMYRGEVNISQDQLAALLKAAESLQIKGLSESKTGGSSKTDTRQQKVVPQATAPSLDIPHASSGLTIEKNKVPRQVMAQGSVGDLPEESGSPQLPKGLSSREGSQSPTSRKRKRFRRRSVGEDTIENHEASNSSDLPQQMGVPALGIAPVADEKVHADPTDSLGRSALMTQLTKPADEMLQLPLEKPEPNDSLIEPKSEYLEDPEESVEDLTLDDDMNDLNEMEQDNNRAGPSHDPSQHPAGIGAWHVTGDRSNAGGVVGSVAGAPGTTDEVFLAAQEAAQAHRDSQGFPLSSDYLCTVPVGKRRRYQKTGIPGNGEKQKFPCPTCPSVFSHKNNLYYHSKFECGQLPRFSCPYCPHRTRHVSNVRAHVRRRHPGNSVYAIDVCKVER
- the LOC143341872 gene encoding uncharacterized protein LOC143341872 isoform X23 — translated: MEDDQQFCLRWNNHQSTLIQNFDTLLESGTLVDCTLAAEGKYLKAHKVVLSACSPYFEGLLSEHYDKHPVFILKDVKFKELKAMMDYMYRGEVNISQDQLAALLKAAESLQIKGLSESKTGGSSKTDTRQQKVVPQATAPSLDIPHASSGLTIEKNKVPRQVMAQGSVGDLPEESGSPQLPKGLSSREGSQSPTSRKRKRFRRRSVGEDTIENHEASNSSDLPQQMGVPALGIAPVADEKVHADPTDSLGRSALMTQLTKPADEMLQLPLEKPEPNDSLIEPKSEYLEDPEESVEDLTLDDDMNDLNEMEQDNNRAGPSHDPSQHPAGIGAWHVTGDRSNAGGVVGSVAGAPGTTDEVFLAAQEAAQAHRDSQDFRPIVLGKYHGVVRNSRHMLRLQTSLNRRGFPCPRCARTFHTSGGMSRHYRLECVDLPRFKCPHCDMRSKYTQAVYRHIRAKHRNMELRERRRRISS